A window from Taeniopygia guttata chromosome 10, bTaeGut7.mat, whole genome shotgun sequence encodes these proteins:
- the LARP6 gene encoding la-related protein 6 isoform X2, which translates to MAGGSGGENDDDSDQNWKPPENDLIQKLIAQIEYYFSDENLEKDAFLLKHVRRNKMGYVSVKLLTSFKKVKHLTRDWRTTAYALKYSNTLELNDDNKKVRRNTPVPLFPSENVPTRMLLVYDIHMISELQALKKEENGCMQERIMEHLLKAFVNFGVISSVRILKPGRDLPPDIRRVSSRYTQLGTQECAIIEFEEVEAAVRAHDFMCAENKETGIKVVQIGMKPPKKKVPKDKNRDEDTSKSLKKTRSLNKRVEELQFAGDESSANSSSDPESNPTSPLSRRKRITTNTSNLSPVIHPNNHLSPNISPRSSPWNSPSSLRKVTKKSPLAEDSKLNPSTSPEIPRKHTDYSSDSSITPSGSPWVQRRKAQTLTQEKSPVSSPMLVRKIQNADGLPVGVLRLPKGPDGTKGFHNGCERRRAMKGE; encoded by the exons ATGGCTGGAGGAAG TGGTGGGGAAAATGATGATGACTCTGACCAGAACTGGAAACCACCAGAAAATGACCTGATCCAGAAGTTAATAGCACAGATTGAGTATTACTTCTCAGATGAGAACCTTGAGAAAGATGCCTTCCTTCTGAAGCATGTGAGAAGAAATAAGATGGGCTATGTCAGTGTTAAACTTCTCACTTCATTTAAGAAG GTGAAACACCTTACACGTGACTGGAGAACCACAGCCTATGCACTGAAGTACTCCAACACTCTGGAGCTCAATGATGATAACAAAAAGGTTCGAAGAAATACTCCAGTTCCATTGTTTCCAAGTGAAAATGTCCCTACCAGGATGCTACTGGTGTATGATATCCACATGATTTCTGAGCTGCAGGcccttaaaaaggaagaaaatggatgcATGCAAGAAAGGATAATGGAGCATCTTCTCAAAGCCTTTGTAAATTTTGGTGTAATTTCATCAGTTCGTATTCTCAAGCCTGGCAGGGATCTCCCCCCTGATATCAGGAGGGTCAGTAGTCGGTACACCCAGCTGGGAACCCAGGAATGTGCAATTATAGAATTTGAAGAAGTAGAAGCAGCCGTACGTGCTCATGACTTCATGTGTGCTGAAAACAAAGAGACAGGCATAAAAGTTGTCCAGATAGGCATGAAACCACCCAAGAAAAAAGTTCCCAAAGACAAGAACCGTGATGAAGATACCAGCAAGAGCCTTAAGAAGACTCGATCCCTTAACAAGAGAGTTGAGGAACTTCAGTTTGCTGGTGATGAATCTTCAGCAAACAGCTCTTCTGACCCAGAGAGCAATCCTACGTCACCACTGTCAAGACGCAAACGTATCACAACAAATACGAGTAATCTGAGCCCTGTCATCCACCCAAACAACCACCTGAGTCCCAATATATCACCCAGATCAAGTCCTTGGAACAGTCCATCTTCATTAAGAAAAGTAACCAAAAAGTCTCCGCTGGCTGAAGACAGCAAGCTTAACCCAAGCACTAGCCCTGAAATTCCAAGGAAACACACTGATTATTCCTCAGACAGCAGCATCACTCCTTCTGGGAGCCCCTGGgtgcagagaagaaaagccCAAACTCTGACACAAGAGAAGAGTCCTGTCAGCAGCCCCATGTTGGTTCGGAAAATACAAAATGCAGACGGTCTCCCTGTAGGGGTGCTGCGGCTGCCTAAAGGTCCTGATGGCACCAAAGGATTCCACAACGgctgtgaaagaaggagggcTATGAAGGGTGAATAG
- the LARP6 gene encoding la-related protein 6 isoform X1, with the protein MAQPPPAEPGAAPAGPELPARSGPVQIRVAVQAAAEEDEEDEEEEGGGGAQCPSCSEEDSGRCGRSSGGENDDDSDQNWKPPENDLIQKLIAQIEYYFSDENLEKDAFLLKHVRRNKMGYVSVKLLTSFKKVKHLTRDWRTTAYALKYSNTLELNDDNKKVRRNTPVPLFPSENVPTRMLLVYDIHMISELQALKKEENGCMQERIMEHLLKAFVNFGVISSVRILKPGRDLPPDIRRVSSRYTQLGTQECAIIEFEEVEAAVRAHDFMCAENKETGIKVVQIGMKPPKKKVPKDKNRDEDTSKSLKKTRSLNKRVEELQFAGDESSANSSSDPESNPTSPLSRRKRITTNTSNLSPVIHPNNHLSPNISPRSSPWNSPSSLRKVTKKSPLAEDSKLNPSTSPEIPRKHTDYSSDSSITPSGSPWVQRRKAQTLTQEKSPVSSPMLVRKIQNADGLPVGVLRLPKGPDGTKGFHNGCERRRAMKGE; encoded by the exons ATGGCTCAGCCGCCGCCGGCCGAGCCCGGGGCCGCGCCCGCCGGGCCGGAGCTGCCGGCGAGGAGCGGCCCCGTGCAGATCCGAGTGGCCGTCCAGGCGGCCGccgaggaggacgaggaggacgaggaggaggaggggggcgGCGGAGCGCAGTGCCCCAGCTGCAGCGAGGAGGACTCGGGGCGGTGCGGGcgttccag TGGTGGGGAAAATGATGATGACTCTGACCAGAACTGGAAACCACCAGAAAATGACCTGATCCAGAAGTTAATAGCACAGATTGAGTATTACTTCTCAGATGAGAACCTTGAGAAAGATGCCTTCCTTCTGAAGCATGTGAGAAGAAATAAGATGGGCTATGTCAGTGTTAAACTTCTCACTTCATTTAAGAAG GTGAAACACCTTACACGTGACTGGAGAACCACAGCCTATGCACTGAAGTACTCCAACACTCTGGAGCTCAATGATGATAACAAAAAGGTTCGAAGAAATACTCCAGTTCCATTGTTTCCAAGTGAAAATGTCCCTACCAGGATGCTACTGGTGTATGATATCCACATGATTTCTGAGCTGCAGGcccttaaaaaggaagaaaatggatgcATGCAAGAAAGGATAATGGAGCATCTTCTCAAAGCCTTTGTAAATTTTGGTGTAATTTCATCAGTTCGTATTCTCAAGCCTGGCAGGGATCTCCCCCCTGATATCAGGAGGGTCAGTAGTCGGTACACCCAGCTGGGAACCCAGGAATGTGCAATTATAGAATTTGAAGAAGTAGAAGCAGCCGTACGTGCTCATGACTTCATGTGTGCTGAAAACAAAGAGACAGGCATAAAAGTTGTCCAGATAGGCATGAAACCACCCAAGAAAAAAGTTCCCAAAGACAAGAACCGTGATGAAGATACCAGCAAGAGCCTTAAGAAGACTCGATCCCTTAACAAGAGAGTTGAGGAACTTCAGTTTGCTGGTGATGAATCTTCAGCAAACAGCTCTTCTGACCCAGAGAGCAATCCTACGTCACCACTGTCAAGACGCAAACGTATCACAACAAATACGAGTAATCTGAGCCCTGTCATCCACCCAAACAACCACCTGAGTCCCAATATATCACCCAGATCAAGTCCTTGGAACAGTCCATCTTCATTAAGAAAAGTAACCAAAAAGTCTCCGCTGGCTGAAGACAGCAAGCTTAACCCAAGCACTAGCCCTGAAATTCCAAGGAAACACACTGATTATTCCTCAGACAGCAGCATCACTCCTTCTGGGAGCCCCTGGgtgcagagaagaaaagccCAAACTCTGACACAAGAGAAGAGTCCTGTCAGCAGCCCCATGTTGGTTCGGAAAATACAAAATGCAGACGGTCTCCCTGTAGGGGTGCTGCGGCTGCCTAAAGGTCCTGATGGCACCAAAGGATTCCACAACGgctgtgaaagaaggagggcTATGAAGGGTGAATAG